A genomic region of Polyangium spumosum contains the following coding sequences:
- a CDS encoding ribonuclease J, translating to MNDPQSGTAPPPPRRKGDGSLRVIPLGGLGEIGMNCMALEQGDDVVLVDCGVTFPTTDLGIDTYHPRFDYVIGHKDRVRAVVLTHGHEDHIGGLPYLLAHLDEDVPVYGPAHALELVKHRLAEHGYGEGEVELIPVAPRKTYEAGSFSFEPIRVTHSIVDAVALAFRTRAGLVVHTGDFKLDPTPPDGELTDEARLAELGDEGVSLLLSDSTNVDSPGRSTSELSVGQTLEEIVTRAKTRVVIGMFASNVQRLAVLAKVAVATRRRICLLGRSVQAHVRAAEIVGRLRFPSDLLVPPEHLGSMPRDRVLIVASGTQAERMSALVRLAAGTHPLLRLDPGDVVVLSSRIIPGNDRPVFEMMGDFLRMGVDLKTWLTDRGVHASGHAHREEQTRMIELCRPRSFVPVHGTYHHLVRHAALAREVGVSDVLVAENGEVVELGEERSLAKAARVTVGKVATYGGDELPDEVIRERAQLGRSGVVMVSLVLDRRGGVAAPPRAVQRGVVDHEEGASEVMRAASLAVSRAVTDADGRTRASDEGMTEVVRLAARRVIEAKTGRRPIVLVTLSRV from the coding sequence TTGAACGACCCGCAGAGCGGCACAGCCCCCCCTCCCCCGCGCAGAAAAGGCGACGGATCCCTGCGCGTCATCCCCCTCGGCGGGCTCGGCGAGATCGGGATGAACTGCATGGCGCTCGAGCAGGGCGACGACGTCGTCCTGGTCGACTGCGGCGTCACGTTCCCGACGACCGATCTCGGCATCGACACGTACCACCCGCGCTTCGATTACGTCATCGGACACAAGGACCGCGTCCGCGCCGTGGTGCTCACCCACGGGCACGAGGACCACATCGGCGGGTTGCCTTATCTGCTCGCGCACCTCGACGAGGACGTCCCGGTCTACGGGCCGGCGCACGCGCTCGAGCTGGTCAAGCACAGGCTCGCGGAGCACGGGTATGGCGAGGGCGAGGTCGAGCTCATCCCGGTCGCCCCGCGCAAGACGTACGAGGCCGGATCGTTCTCGTTCGAGCCCATCCGCGTCACGCACTCCATCGTCGACGCGGTGGCGCTCGCGTTCCGGACGAGGGCGGGCCTCGTGGTGCACACGGGCGACTTCAAGCTCGACCCCACGCCGCCCGACGGCGAGCTGACGGACGAGGCGCGGCTCGCCGAGCTCGGCGACGAGGGCGTCTCGCTCCTGCTCTCCGACAGCACGAACGTGGACTCGCCCGGCCGATCGACGAGCGAGCTCTCCGTGGGCCAGACGCTCGAGGAGATCGTCACGCGCGCGAAGACCCGCGTGGTGATCGGGATGTTCGCCTCGAACGTGCAGCGCCTCGCCGTGCTGGCGAAGGTCGCCGTCGCCACGCGGCGGCGCATCTGCTTGCTCGGCCGCAGCGTGCAGGCCCACGTCCGCGCCGCCGAGATCGTCGGCCGCCTCCGCTTCCCGAGTGACCTGCTCGTGCCACCCGAGCACCTCGGCTCGATGCCCCGCGACCGCGTCCTCATCGTCGCGAGTGGCACGCAGGCCGAGCGCATGAGCGCGCTCGTCCGCCTCGCGGCCGGCACGCACCCGCTCTTGCGCCTCGACCCGGGCGACGTCGTCGTGCTCTCGAGCCGCATCATCCCGGGCAACGACCGGCCGGTCTTCGAGATGATGGGCGACTTCTTGCGGATGGGCGTCGACCTGAAGACGTGGCTGACCGACCGCGGCGTGCACGCGAGCGGGCACGCGCACCGCGAGGAGCAGACGCGTATGATCGAGCTCTGCCGGCCGCGCTCGTTCGTGCCCGTGCACGGCACCTACCACCACCTCGTGCGGCACGCCGCGCTCGCCCGCGAGGTCGGCGTCTCCGACGTGCTCGTCGCCGAGAACGGCGAGGTGGTCGAGCTCGGGGAGGAGCGGTCCCTCGCCAAGGCCGCGCGCGTGACCGTCGGCAAGGTCGCGACCTACGGCGGCGACGAGCTGCCGGACGAGGTGATCCGCGAGCGCGCGCAGCTCGGTCGGTCGGGCGTGGTGATGGTGTCGCTCGTGCTCGACCGCCGCGGCGGCGTCGCCGCCCCGCCCCGCGCGGTGCAGCGCGGCGTCGTCGATCACGAAGAAGGGGCCTCCGAGGTGATGCGCGCCGCGTCGCTCGCGGTCTCGCGCGCGGTGACGGACGCGGACGGGCGAACGCGGGCGAGCGACGAGGGCATGACCGAGGTCGTGCGGCTCGCCGCGCGCCGCGTCATCGAGGCGAAGACGGGGCGCAGGCCGATCGTGCTGGTCACGCTGTCGCGGGTATGA
- a CDS encoding thiolase family protein yields MSTRSTLLPRPVYVVDAVRTPIGRYAGGLASVRPDDLAAHVVSALARRNEALTARLDHVVFGATNQAGEDNRNVARMALLIAGLPYEVPAVTVNRLCGSGLEAVADAARMIAVGEASCVIAGGVESMTRAPFSMPKQAQPFDRNPPPVYDTTLGWRYENPRMKARFPLISMGETAENVAEKYGIGREDQDRFAVESQRRAAEAWKSGAFAAEVVPVPIPQKKADPVLFERDESVREGTTLEALAKLPAVFKKGGSVTAGNASPINDGASALLLASAEVVEQLGVTPLARLLGSQTAGVDPSLMGEGPIPAVKKLLARAGLSASEVDLVELNEAFAAQALACVRTLELDPSRVNVNGGAIALGHPIGSSGARIACTLVHAMKARDKKLGLASLCIGVGQGIAALFEKV; encoded by the coding sequence ATGAGCACGCGATCGACTCTTTTGCCTCGGCCCGTCTACGTCGTCGACGCCGTCCGCACGCCGATCGGCCGGTACGCCGGGGGCCTCGCGAGCGTGCGTCCGGACGACCTCGCGGCGCACGTCGTGTCGGCGCTCGCCAGGCGCAACGAGGCGCTCACGGCGCGGCTCGATCACGTGGTGTTCGGCGCGACGAACCAGGCGGGCGAGGACAACCGCAACGTGGCGCGCATGGCGCTCCTGATCGCCGGCCTGCCGTACGAGGTGCCGGCGGTGACGGTGAACCGGCTCTGCGGCTCGGGCCTCGAGGCGGTGGCGGACGCGGCGCGGATGATCGCGGTGGGCGAGGCGTCGTGCGTGATCGCGGGCGGGGTCGAGAGCATGACGCGCGCGCCGTTCTCCATGCCGAAGCAGGCCCAGCCCTTCGACCGCAACCCGCCGCCGGTCTACGACACGACGCTCGGCTGGCGTTACGAGAACCCGCGCATGAAGGCGCGTTTCCCGCTGATCTCGATGGGCGAGACGGCCGAGAACGTCGCCGAGAAGTACGGCATCGGCCGCGAGGATCAGGACCGCTTCGCCGTCGAGTCGCAGCGCCGCGCCGCCGAGGCGTGGAAGAGCGGGGCCTTCGCGGCGGAGGTCGTGCCCGTGCCGATCCCGCAAAAGAAGGCGGATCCCGTGCTCTTCGAGCGCGACGAGTCGGTGCGGGAAGGCACGACGCTCGAGGCGCTCGCCAAGCTGCCCGCGGTGTTCAAGAAGGGCGGCAGCGTGACGGCGGGCAACGCGTCGCCGATCAACGACGGCGCCTCGGCGCTCTTGCTCGCCTCGGCGGAGGTCGTGGAGCAGCTCGGCGTGACGCCGCTCGCGCGTCTGCTCGGCAGCCAGACGGCCGGCGTGGACCCGAGCCTGATGGGCGAAGGGCCGATCCCCGCGGTGAAGAAGCTGCTCGCGCGCGCGGGGCTCTCCGCCTCGGAGGTGGACCTCGTCGAGCTGAACGAGGCGTTCGCGGCGCAGGCGCTCGCGTGTGTGCGCACGCTGGAGCTCGACCCGTCACGCGTCAACGTGAACGGCGGCGCGATCGCGCTCGGTCACCCGATCGGCTCGTCGGGCGCGCGGATCGCCTGCACGCTCGTGCACGCGATGAAGGCGCGCGACAAGAAGCTCGGCCTCGCGTCGCTCTGTATCGGCGTGGGGCAGGGGATCGCGGCTCTGTTCGAGAAGGTCTGA
- a CDS encoding peptidylprolyl isomerase: MEFPAINVPGQGQLHARLVTTQGEIVLRLEEERAPKTVQNFVALATGALAWKDPKTGQTQQGPLYDGVRFHRVIPNFMIQCGDPLTRHADMAPRWGTGGPGYRFEDEFHPELRHDGPGVLSMANSGPATNGSQWFITEKATPHLDRRHSVFGKVVSGLDVVNKIANVQRGPGDRPAQDVILERVEIFRQ, translated from the coding sequence ATGGAATTTCCGGCCATCAACGTGCCCGGCCAAGGGCAGCTCCACGCGCGGCTCGTGACGACGCAGGGCGAGATCGTGCTCCGGCTCGAGGAGGAGCGCGCGCCGAAGACGGTGCAGAACTTCGTCGCGCTCGCGACCGGGGCGCTCGCCTGGAAGGACCCGAAGACCGGGCAGACCCAGCAGGGCCCGCTCTACGACGGCGTCCGCTTCCACCGCGTGATCCCGAACTTCATGATCCAGTGCGGCGATCCGCTCACGCGTCACGCGGACATGGCGCCGCGCTGGGGCACGGGCGGGCCGGGCTACCGCTTCGAGGACGAGTTCCACCCGGAGCTGCGCCACGACGGGCCGGGCGTGCTCTCGATGGCGAACAGCGGGCCGGCGACGAACGGGTCGCAGTGGTTCATCACGGAGAAGGCGACGCCGCACCTCGACCGAAGGCACTCGGTCTTCGGCAAGGTCGTGAGTGGCCTCGACGTGGTCAACAAGATCGCGAACGTGCAGCGCGGGCCCGGGGATCGGCCGGCGCAGGACGTGATCCTCGAGCGGGTCGAGATCTTCCGGCAGTAG
- a CDS encoding CHAD domain-containing protein, with amino-acid sequence MNTEGFAHELVAAALHALMSDARAARERVLLTSASPPAGSAESGADEEALHDFRVALRRMRTILRVARELFRRKRLARIEGEIRYHAQATGALRDEEVLRETLGALDLSPEARAELDAWLARRARAVKNEHAAVTRLLRDGPRERVLAFPGGKRVRRLERSFEALAARLDGDAPRLVPTSDLGHVVLDRAARDVAKWALRDVADADAMHELRIRYKRLRYTADLFAAPLGATATRLAKQAARMQKHLGELHDIDQARLTLSRARGLGPATKGAVVAALHASRVACASKVEPHLVKARTLADRVPDDEPPVAV; translated from the coding sequence ATGAACACGGAAGGCTTCGCCCACGAGCTCGTCGCCGCGGCGCTCCACGCGCTCATGAGCGACGCGCGCGCCGCGCGGGAGCGGGTGCTTTTGACGTCGGCCTCTCCTCCGGCAGGGTCCGCGGAGAGCGGCGCGGACGAGGAGGCGCTGCACGACTTCCGCGTCGCGCTCCGGCGGATGCGCACGATCCTCCGCGTCGCGCGTGAGCTCTTCCGGCGCAAGCGGCTCGCGCGGATCGAGGGCGAGATCCGGTACCACGCGCAGGCCACGGGCGCGCTGCGCGACGAGGAGGTCCTGCGCGAGACGCTCGGCGCGCTCGACCTCTCCCCGGAGGCGCGCGCCGAGCTCGACGCCTGGCTCGCCCGTCGCGCCCGCGCCGTGAAGAACGAGCACGCCGCCGTCACGCGGTTGCTCCGCGACGGCCCACGCGAGCGGGTCCTGGCCTTCCCCGGCGGCAAACGTGTCCGTCGCCTGGAGCGCTCGTTCGAAGCGCTCGCCGCGCGCCTCGACGGCGACGCGCCGCGCCTCGTGCCCACCTCGGACCTCGGGCACGTGGTGCTCGATCGCGCCGCGCGTGACGTGGCGAAGTGGGCGCTGCGGGACGTCGCCGACGCGGACGCGATGCACGAGCTGCGCATCCGTTACAAGCGGCTGCGGTACACGGCCGACCTCTTCGCGGCGCCGCTCGGCGCGACGGCGACGCGCCTCGCCAAGCAGGCCGCGCGCATGCAGAAGCACCTCGGCGAGCTGCACGACATCGACCAGGCGCGGCTCACGCTCTCTCGCGCGCGCGGCCTGGGCCCGGCCACGAAAGGCGCGGTCGTCGCGGCGCTCCACGCCTCTCGGGTCGCGTGTGCTTCGAAGGTCGAGCCGCACCTCGTGAAGGCGCGGACCCTCGCGGATCGTGTGCCGGACGACGAGCCTCCTGTCGCCGTGTGA
- a CDS encoding GAF domain-containing protein → MQSTEHRAREPGPTEEQLAFLARAGERLSTSLDLRTTLANLARLSVPTLCDYCVIDLLEEDGHLRRVEAIHVDPAKEHLLAGPPSPRESGPWFAEVGPRLLTCGELLLTPSNDGGPGPRSHPFLPATTLGTISSICAPLVASGRALGVLTLATADSGRRYGPADLAIAQDLARRAALAIDNARQHAAEHHAREVAERAAARTSRLQTLTSSLSAALTPAQVADAVLQQGLVAVDARAAVLALRTQDGGLEVTGSLGVSPGRFSRGARLPEDARGPLAEAVRRKQPLWLESEAALAELGPSAELDPEGPDPPRAVACLPLLLEDRAIGAIAFCFREPRALSHEDRSFLLTLARQSSQAIERARLYEATERARAAAELATSRLVALQRMTAALSDTMSRIKVAETIVDHVRDMLPNCKAIVATVSADGAHLDLVRAIGHTRDTLDRYDSTKLAFASPLTDAVRTQAPLFFDDFEAYRARYPHLVSGAVDEPICIAAVPFVVEDRAIGGLSLRFHRSGQRAIEDNAFILHLARTCTQSLERAYLYEAEKKARAEADVERRRLALLAEASAVLAASLDPAAISEALARVAVPTFASYCIVCSLDEDSTPQFVNALHEDPEKEALLRDMRTRYPFGKDHPITEAARTGKAKLSRVIDDSVHRAIAADAEHLELLRHVDTTSSIVVPLIARGHALGVLSFGVCGARSRYGQADLALAEELGQRAALALDNARLFHEAQEASRVKDEFLGVVSHELRTPLNAILGWARMLRTGAVREGNQPRALESIERNAVHQAKLIDDLLDASRITAGKLRLDPSILELGPVVEAAVHSVTPGATNREITLHTFVDPSSVPIFGDPSRLQQVVWNLLSNAIKFTPKGGRIDVRLARAGDEAVLVVTDSGRGIRAELLPHIFERFRQGDGTLTRASGGLGLGLSIVRHLVEAHGGTVRAESDGPDTGAKFTVKLPLAKPRSIPAQGPPADERRAEKRALAGLSILVVDDEPDAREILSEILDLAGANVKTAADAAEALRILSDFVPDVLVSDLAMPGDDGLSLIRKIRSRTPDRIATVPAIALTAYTRPEDRVRALNAGFQMHVPKPVDPTELVVTIASLRTLLA, encoded by the coding sequence ATGCAAAGCACCGAGCATCGAGCGCGCGAGCCCGGTCCGACCGAGGAGCAACTCGCCTTCCTGGCGCGAGCCGGCGAGCGGCTGTCGACGAGCCTCGATCTGCGCACCACGCTCGCGAACCTGGCCCGCCTGAGCGTGCCGACGCTCTGCGACTACTGCGTCATCGACCTGCTCGAGGAAGACGGCCACCTGCGCCGCGTCGAGGCCATCCACGTCGACCCCGCGAAGGAGCACCTCCTCGCGGGCCCGCCGTCGCCTCGCGAGAGCGGCCCCTGGTTCGCCGAGGTGGGCCCGAGGCTGCTCACGTGTGGCGAGCTCTTGCTCACGCCCAGCAACGACGGCGGCCCCGGCCCCCGCAGCCACCCCTTCCTGCCCGCGACCACCCTCGGGACGATCTCCTCGATCTGCGCGCCGCTCGTCGCCTCCGGCCGCGCGCTCGGCGTGCTCACGCTGGCCACGGCCGACTCGGGCCGGCGCTACGGCCCGGCCGACCTCGCGATCGCCCAGGACCTCGCCCGGCGCGCCGCGCTCGCCATCGACAACGCGCGCCAGCACGCCGCCGAGCACCACGCCCGCGAGGTCGCCGAGCGCGCCGCCGCCCGCACCTCGCGCCTGCAGACGCTCACCTCGAGCCTCTCCGCGGCCCTCACGCCCGCGCAGGTCGCCGACGCCGTGCTGCAACAGGGCCTCGTCGCCGTCGACGCCCGCGCCGCCGTGCTCGCCTTGCGCACGCAGGACGGCGGCCTCGAGGTCACGGGCTCCCTCGGCGTCTCGCCCGGCCGGTTCTCGCGTGGCGCCCGCCTGCCCGAAGACGCGCGTGGCCCGCTCGCCGAGGCCGTCCGCCGCAAGCAGCCGCTCTGGCTCGAGTCCGAGGCCGCGCTCGCCGAGCTCGGCCCGAGCGCCGAGCTCGACCCCGAGGGCCCCGATCCGCCGAGGGCCGTCGCCTGTTTGCCGCTCCTGCTCGAGGACCGCGCCATCGGCGCGATCGCCTTCTGCTTCCGCGAGCCGCGCGCCCTCTCGCACGAGGATCGCTCGTTCTTGCTCACGCTCGCGCGCCAGTCGTCGCAGGCCATCGAGCGCGCGCGCCTCTACGAGGCCACCGAGCGCGCCCGCGCCGCCGCCGAGCTCGCGACCTCGCGCCTCGTCGCCCTCCAGCGCATGACGGCGGCGCTCTCCGACACGATGAGCCGCATCAAGGTCGCCGAGACCATCGTCGACCACGTGCGCGACATGCTGCCGAACTGCAAGGCCATCGTCGCCACCGTGTCCGCCGACGGCGCCCACCTCGACCTCGTCCGCGCCATCGGCCACACGCGCGACACGCTCGACCGCTACGACTCCACGAAGCTCGCGTTCGCCTCGCCGCTCACGGACGCCGTCCGCACCCAGGCGCCGCTCTTCTTCGACGACTTCGAGGCCTACCGCGCGCGTTACCCGCACCTCGTGAGCGGGGCCGTCGACGAGCCCATCTGCATCGCGGCCGTGCCCTTCGTCGTCGAGGACCGCGCCATCGGCGGGCTCTCGCTCCGGTTCCACCGATCGGGCCAGCGCGCGATCGAGGACAACGCCTTCATCCTGCACCTCGCCCGCACCTGCACCCAGTCGCTCGAGCGCGCCTACCTCTACGAGGCCGAGAAGAAGGCCCGCGCCGAGGCCGACGTCGAGCGCAGGCGCCTCGCGTTGCTCGCCGAGGCGAGCGCCGTGCTCGCCGCCTCCCTCGACCCTGCGGCCATCTCCGAGGCGCTCGCGCGCGTCGCCGTGCCGACGTTCGCGAGTTACTGCATCGTCTGCAGCCTCGACGAGGACAGCACCCCGCAGTTCGTGAACGCGCTGCACGAGGATCCCGAGAAAGAGGCGCTGCTCCGCGACATGCGCACGCGGTACCCCTTCGGCAAGGACCACCCGATCACCGAGGCCGCGCGCACGGGCAAGGCCAAGCTCTCGCGTGTCATCGACGACAGCGTCCATCGCGCCATCGCGGCCGACGCGGAGCACCTCGAGCTCCTCCGCCACGTCGACACGACCTCCTCGATCGTCGTGCCGCTCATCGCGCGGGGCCACGCCCTCGGCGTGCTCTCGTTTGGCGTCTGCGGCGCGCGCAGCCGCTACGGGCAGGCCGACCTCGCCCTCGCCGAGGAGCTCGGCCAGCGCGCCGCGCTCGCGCTCGACAACGCGCGCCTCTTCCACGAGGCGCAGGAGGCGAGCCGCGTGAAGGACGAGTTCCTCGGGGTCGTCTCGCACGAGCTGCGCACGCCGCTGAACGCCATCCTCGGCTGGGCCCGCATGCTGCGCACCGGCGCCGTCCGCGAGGGCAACCAGCCTCGCGCGCTCGAGTCGATCGAGCGCAACGCCGTGCATCAGGCCAAGCTCATCGACGACCTGCTCGACGCCTCGCGTATCACGGCGGGCAAGCTCCGCCTCGACCCCTCGATCCTCGAGCTCGGGCCCGTCGTCGAGGCCGCGGTCCACTCGGTCACGCCTGGCGCGACGAACCGCGAGATCACGCTGCACACCTTCGTCGACCCGAGCAGCGTCCCCATCTTCGGTGATCCGAGCCGGCTGCAGCAGGTCGTGTGGAACCTGCTCTCGAACGCGATCAAGTTCACCCCGAAGGGTGGGCGCATCGACGTGCGGCTCGCGCGCGCGGGGGACGAGGCGGTGCTCGTCGTGACCGACAGCGGCCGTGGCATCCGGGCCGAGCTCTTGCCGCACATCTTCGAGCGGTTCCGGCAGGGCGACGGCACGCTCACGCGCGCCTCGGGTGGCCTCGGCCTCGGCCTGTCGATCGTGCGTCACCTCGTCGAGGCGCACGGCGGCACGGTGCGGGCCGAGAGCGACGGGCCGGACACGGGGGCGAAGTTCACGGTGAAGCTCCCGCTCGCCAAGCCGCGCTCGATCCCGGCGCAGGGCCCGCCCGCGGACGAGCGCCGCGCCGAAAAACGCGCGCTCGCGGGTCTGTCGATCCTGGTCGTGGACGACGAACCGGACGCGCGGGAGATCCTCTCGGAGATCCTCGACCTCGCGGGGGCGAACGTGAAGACGGCCGCCGACGCGGCCGAGGCGTTACGCATCCTGTCGGACTTCGTGCCCGACGTTCTCGTCTCGGACCTCGCGATGCCCGGCGACGACGGCCTGTCCTTGATCCGCAAGATCCGGAGCCGCACGCCGGATCGGATCGCGACGGTGCCGGCGATCGCGCTGACGGCGTACACGCGCCCCGAGGATCGGGTGCGCGCGCTCAACGCGGGGTTTCAGATGCACGTGCCGAAGCCGGTGGACCCGACGGAGCTCGTGGTGACGATCGCGAGTTTGCGGACGCTGCTCGCCTGA
- the sppA gene encoding signal peptide peptidase SppA encodes MLRSVLTNLLLLLVLPLAWLRRAFAIPKGGYVVLDLDGPVVDTLPVRPRGLARLVQRARHPLSVTRVQELCGLLRDDDRAAGLFVRLDGFGAGPSVLASLRKIFADLRAAGKDVVFYLPMGADNDAMYLASAGRRVVVGPETLVAPIGYAATGRYLRRALAEIGVEPEVFARGTYKAAAEPLVRDTMSEAQREQLGEVLGARHDALVRALAERCGGDVSAASRWVDEAPYRATRAVELGLVDAVAYEDEVETLLGKQPPPSARWVPAGRYFAARRKLAFRPLLPRPVVGIVEVHGPIVSRSRFALGKLAVEERIVRALRAARQSPRVAAVVLHIDSPGGSAVASDRIHHEVELLAKEKPVVAYLSNVAASGGYYVAAAARVIVAEPQVITGSIGVVSAHFVLRGLLEKVGVSTDVVKRGARADLFSPVRPLDASERGVLESEVDAFYRTFVGVVARGRGRSFEDIHKLAQGRIYSGSLARSHGLVDELGGLSDAVARASSLAGVGALLPRLVQPPRGEVPARAASRVARAAASALGVIGLSALAERALLGLNLASSERVLLYEPWGSDGRTWLDVT; translated from the coding sequence TTGCTGCGCTCCGTCCTCACGAACCTCCTGCTCCTCCTCGTCTTGCCCCTCGCGTGGCTGCGGCGCGCGTTCGCCATCCCCAAGGGTGGTTACGTCGTGCTCGACCTCGACGGGCCCGTCGTCGACACCTTGCCCGTGCGGCCACGCGGGCTCGCGCGGCTCGTCCAGCGCGCGCGGCATCCGCTCTCGGTGACGCGGGTGCAAGAGCTCTGCGGGCTCCTCCGCGACGACGACCGGGCGGCGGGGCTCTTCGTGCGGCTCGACGGCTTCGGCGCGGGCCCGAGCGTGCTCGCCTCGTTGCGCAAAATCTTCGCGGACCTGCGCGCGGCGGGCAAGGACGTCGTCTTCTACCTGCCCATGGGCGCGGACAACGACGCGATGTACCTCGCCAGCGCGGGGCGCCGCGTCGTGGTCGGGCCGGAGACGCTCGTCGCGCCGATCGGGTACGCGGCGACGGGGCGGTACTTGCGCCGGGCGCTCGCCGAGATCGGGGTCGAGCCCGAGGTCTTCGCCCGCGGCACGTACAAGGCCGCCGCCGAGCCGCTCGTGCGGGACACGATGAGCGAGGCGCAACGCGAGCAGCTCGGGGAGGTGCTCGGGGCGCGGCATGACGCGCTCGTCCGGGCGCTCGCGGAGCGCTGCGGCGGAGACGTCTCCGCCGCGTCACGCTGGGTCGACGAGGCGCCGTACCGAGCGACCCGCGCCGTCGAGCTCGGCCTCGTGGACGCGGTCGCGTACGAGGACGAGGTCGAGACGTTGCTCGGCAAGCAGCCTCCACCCTCGGCGCGCTGGGTGCCTGCGGGTCGGTACTTCGCGGCGCGTCGGAAGCTCGCCTTCCGCCCGCTCTTGCCGAGGCCGGTCGTGGGCATCGTCGAGGTGCACGGGCCCATCGTCTCGCGCAGCCGCTTCGCGCTCGGCAAGCTCGCCGTCGAGGAGCGTATCGTCCGGGCCTTGCGGGCGGCGCGGCAGAGCCCGCGTGTCGCGGCCGTCGTCCTGCACATCGACTCGCCTGGGGGCAGCGCGGTCGCCTCGGACCGCATCCACCACGAGGTCGAGCTGCTCGCGAAGGAGAAGCCGGTCGTCGCGTACCTCTCGAACGTCGCGGCGAGCGGCGGCTACTACGTGGCGGCGGCGGCGCGCGTCATCGTCGCCGAGCCCCAGGTCATCACCGGTTCGATCGGCGTCGTGTCGGCGCACTTCGTCTTGCGGGGGCTCCTCGAGAAGGTCGGCGTCTCGACCGACGTCGTGAAACGTGGCGCGCGCGCCGACCTGTTTTCGCCGGTCCGGCCGCTCGACGCGTCCGAGCGTGGGGTGCTCGAGTCCGAGGTCGACGCCTTCTACCGGACGTTCGTGGGCGTCGTCGCGCGGGGGCGGGGCCGGAGCTTCGAGGACATCCACAAGCTCGCGCAGGGCCGCATCTACAGCGGGTCGCTGGCGCGGTCGCACGGGCTCGTGGACGAGCTCGGGGGGCTCTCGGACGCGGTCGCGCGGGCGTCGTCGCTCGCGGGGGTCGGGGCGCTTTTGCCTCGGCTCGTGCAGCCGCCGCGGGGGGAGGTGCCGGCGCGGGCGGCTTCGCGTGTGGCGCGGGCGGCGGCCTCGGCGCTTGGCGTCATCGGCCTCTCGGCGCTGGCCGAGCGCGCCTTGCTCGGGTTGAACCTCGCGTCGAGCGAGCGGGTCCTCCTCTACGAGCCGTGGGGTTCGGATGGACGAACCTGGCTCGACGTCACGTGA